A single Triticum dicoccoides isolate Atlit2015 ecotype Zavitan chromosome 2A, WEW_v2.0, whole genome shotgun sequence DNA region contains:
- the LOC119358752 gene encoding dirigent protein 21-like, whose amino-acid sequence MAVALFLALLLAVTATAISEQETTTHIKVYWHDVYSGPSPTAVEVARAPSTNSSKTLFGGVYVIDDALTDGPDLNSSRLVGRAQGMYVSSDKDELAVLMNMNFVFTAGSRYNGSSVAIMGRNSAASGAVREMPVISGTGIFRWARGYALGTTYAFNISTGDATVEYNVFIRH is encoded by the coding sequence ATGGCCGTCGCGCTCTTCCTCGCCCTCCTCTTAGCCGTCACCGCCACGGCCATATCGGAGCAGGAGACGACCACGCACATCAAGGTGTACTGGCACGACGTGTACAGCGGGCCCAGCCcgacggcggtggaggtggcgCGTGCCCCGTCGACCAACTCCTCtaagaccctgttcggcggggtgtaTGTCATCGACGACGCGCTCACGGACGGGCCCGACCTCAACTCGTCGAGGCTGGTGGGGCGCGCGCAGGGCATGTACGTCAGCTCCGACAAGGACGAACTGGCTGTGCTCATGAACATGAACTTCGTCTTCACCGCGGGCAGCAGGTACAATGGCAGCAGCGTCGCCATCATGGGCCGGAACTCAGCGGCGTCCGGTGCCGTCCGCGAGATGCCTGTCATCAGTGGCACCGGCATCTTCCGTTGGGCCCGTGGGTACGCGCTGGGCACAACGTACGCCTTCAACATTAGCACCGGCGACGCCACAGTCGAGTACAACGTCTTCATCCGCCACTAG